One Leopardus geoffroyi isolate Oge1 chromosome E1, O.geoffroyi_Oge1_pat1.0, whole genome shotgun sequence genomic window, GCGGGGGCGAAGGCGCGCAGCAGCACCCGCAGTGCCCCCTCGCCGTGCGCGCCCAGCTCCTCGGGTGCCTGCGGGTAGCCGCGCGAGTCGAAGATCGCCGCGAAGGCGGCCACGGCGTCCAGCGAGGGCCCGGGGTAGGAGTCCCGCAGCCCCCGCCGCATGGAGTCTAGGAAGGCCCCCCGCAGCCGCTGCAAGCCCCGCACCGCAGCCTCGGAGTAGCCGACCAGCTCCACGCCGCGGTAGGTGCAGCGCCCACCGCCCAAGTCAGAGCTGGAGGACGCCAGCTCCTGCAGGAAACCCTGGAGGCGCGCCCCACCCGAGCTGCGCAGGGCTTGGAGGGAGGCTGCGGCTGCCATCACCAGGGGTTGCAACAAGGCCAAGTCCGGCTCTTCAGGCTGCAGCACAAGGGTGAGCTTCTGCATGGATGGCAGAGTGTCCAGCAGCAAGTGGGTGAAGGCCACGAAGGTGAACTGGCGCAGGGCGAGGGCCAGTGCCCTGGCTGTAGGGGAGGCTGGAGCAGAGGCCTCCAGTGTGGGCACCAGGCAAGGCCAAGCCTCAGCCACTGCTTCCACGATAGGCAGCAAGGAGGCCCAGGGCACTGGCCGCGGTCCTGCCAAGTCAATAGCTGCAAGGTCCAGTGCTGCCCGCAGCTCAGGGACCATGTGAGAACTGGGGCCACCATGGAGGCGGAATAGGGCATCCAGCACACTTTCATATTCGCTTAGGTAGGCAGGGGGCTCCGGATCTGTCCGGCCAGGGAGGCAGTGTAGTTCGGTGAGCAGCGGGCAGGCGGCCCGGAGTTGTGGGCCCACATGCCCAAGGCGGTCACTGGGGATGCTCGAGCTGAGCCAGGCCAGCTTGGGTGCAGACACGCCGAAGGCCTGCAGGATGTCCAGGAGTTGGCCAGCGGTGGCCTCACCCTCCTGTAGCTCCACACTGCCCAGGAAGGTGGTAGTAGGCTGGCCATCACAGGGGGACACCGAAGTGGCAAACAAGGCCAGACTGTGGGACTCGGGCCAGTCCCTGGTCTCGTCCAACACCAGCCCCACATATGGGGATGCCTTCAGGCGCTGGCAGGCCTCTGTGTGCAAGACACTGGCAATGGCCACCTGGGACagccagggagagaaaggaagggacagagttAGGCTCCTCCTGCAAAGGGGAGGCAGCAGTACTGGGGAAAGAAAGGGCACAGACCTTGGGGGCAGACAGACCAATCCTAGCTTTGCatcttactggctgtgtgatcttgggcaagttatttcacctctctgagcctcagtttcctcagctctGAAATCAGGCCACTGCCTGCCTCTAAGCTCTTAAAAGGTTGCTatcaattggggcgcctgggtggctcagtcagttaggcgtccgactttggctcaggccatgatctcctggtttgccagttcgagccctgcgtcaggttctgtgctgatagctcagagcctggagcctgctccagattctgtgtctcccattctctccgcctctcccctgctcatgctctctctctctcaaaaatgaataattaaaaaaaaaaaaaaagggttgttGGCAATTACAAATGTTGCTGTGCTTGTAAGTGTAAAAATGCTTTAGGAACCATAAAGATTCTATAGCATTTTATGTGTGCTTTTATGGCATTGCCCTAGTCCGCCTTATTCCTGGGAGTCTCCCTCCACTGCTGCTCAGGGATTAACTGATAGACATGTTCCCTCCCAGTTACATAGAACCCCAACTGTGTGCTCCGTTTGTCTGTCTGTCATCGATCACTCTGTAGGATGAGATCGAactctcccaccctcaccccagcccctaGGACTCACACAACTGGTACCTAGGACAGAGCTGCAAC contains:
- the LOC123603722 gene encoding transmembrane protein C17orf113 isoform X1: MVPPGKKPAGEASNSNKKCKRYFNEHWKEEFPWLDFDYERKLMFCLECRQALVRNKHGKAENAFTVGTDNFQRHALLRHVTSGAHRQALAVNRGQPTFEGQAEGGGAYPDLATTPTSTGVKVEVDPAKVAVLTTVYCMAKEDVPDDRCSALLELQRFNLCQALLGTEHGDYYSPRRVRDMQVAIASVLHTEACQRLKASPYVGLVLDETRDWPESHSLALFATSVSPCDGQPTTTFLGSVELQEGEATAGQLLDILQAFGVSAPKLAWLSSSIPSDRLGHVGPQLRAACPLLTELHCLPGRTDPEPPAYLSEYESVLDALFRLHGGPSSHMVPELRAALDLAAIDLAGPRPVPWASLLPIVEAVAEAWPCLVPTLEASAPASPTARALALALRQFTFVAFTHLLLDTLPSMQKLTLVLQPEEPDLALLQPLVMAAAASLQALRSSGGARLQGFLQELASSSSDLGGGRCTYRGVELVGYSEAAVRGLQRLRGAFLDSMRRGLRDSYPGPSLDAVAAFAAIFDSRGYPQAPEELGAHGEGALRVLLRAFAPAVVRQRALGDFALFKRVVCSLGRLGPRALCAKLACARSELHELFPDFAALAALALALPAGAGLLDKVGRSRELRWWGQSGAGEGRGGPAVKIAVDGPPLHEFDFALAVEFLESGWAEGLLGSQLT